The Bacteroidia bacterium nucleotide sequence ATAATCTATTTGATCCGGATTGAATTTTGAAAAATAGCTCCACTGAATAGGTAAAAAGGCATTTATTATTAATCTGTTATACACTTCATCAGAAATAGAAACGTTATGTAGCTTTGTTTCTTTTTCAAAAATATAATGTGTTTTCCAATAATGATGAATGTGTTGATTTAAGAATTGCTTGTCTATATTCGGAATAATGGGGTTTGTTAGCTGCCAATATGGTTCAAATTGGATTATTGCTGCCAATTGTGCTATACGGATAGTAGGAAAAGCAATTGGTCGTATTCTAAAAAAATAACATTGAGTATTTAGCTGTGTTAATTGGTGCTTTTGTTGTAAGTAGTGCCATTCTTGCAGTAGTATTTTTGGGTAATCTTCGGTTGTTTTTTCGGGAATTAGGCGAGCTACTCCAAACAGTAATGCGTGTAATTGAATTATTTGGTGCCGGTACTGACGAATGATAGAAAAAGGTATGTGTTGAGCCATTTCTCCAAAAGCCTGCCGGTTGATTGGGCCAGCTATTGCTTCGGCGGTAGCCCTCCAAAGTAAATCTAAGTAGTCTATATCGCTGGGCTTTTGTTGCAACCAAAGGTCTTTCTTTCGCTCAAATCTTTCCACACCCAAGCGAGTAAACCACTGATAGGATAGCAAAGGAGGAATTTCTGAGTGAAAGTTTGAACAAGGAATAGAATTTTCTGTCTTTAAAAATTGTTGATACTTCTCCAAAATAGCCTCTGGTAGTGAAACAACTAATTCCGTAATCTCCGTTCCGTCTTTTCTGCAAGGAATCTGGGTAGATTTTTTTAAAACAACGTGAAGTATTACGGAATTATAGATACTATCTTTATGGTGG carries:
- a CDS encoding DUF2851 family protein; its protein translation is MQEALLQFVWRLQLFHNQVFTLSDGRKLLVLSPGRQNANQGPDFLYARLEIDGIQWVGSVECHIDGQSWYLHSHHKDSIYNSVILHVVLKKSTQIPCRKDGTEITELVVSLPEAILEKYQQFLKTENSIPCSNFHSEIPPLLSYQWFTRLGVERFERKKDLWLQQKPSDIDYLDLLWRATAEAIAGPINRQAFGEMAQHIPFSIIRQYRHQIIQLHALLFGVARLIPEKTTEDYPKILLQEWHYLQQKHQLTQLNTQCYFFRIRPIAFPTIRIAQLAAIIQFEPYWQLTNPIIPNIDKQFLNQHIHHYWKTHYIFEKETKLHNVSISDEVYNRLIINAFLPIQWSYFSKFNPDQIDYYLNLLEKIPPEQNQHTAKFKNLEFKPRCILHSQGMIECITQYCQSQKCLECQFGQKILSPKTSY